In the genome of Ignavibacteriales bacterium, one region contains:
- a CDS encoding PHP domain-containing protein yields MFEYVGALHMHSIFSDGSGQVDEIAGYADEIGLDFIILTDHNTLRALNEGYEKWYGKTLLLVGCEINDKENKNHYLAFGIDQTFSTRTSAKDYVRKVKEAGGIGFLAHPHEKRSHMKEHPPYPWTEWNTEDFDGIEIWNHMSEWMENLTEQNKYQAFVHPLRSIVGPPIETLKVWDDISLKRPVVGIGGVDAHAHKYNLLGFLEVEIFPYKVLFKSIRTHILLTEEITKGKSDKALNNAKRKIYEALANGSCFIGNDYHADSKGFRFYAQVGRKVFNMGQTIAKYDKIKLKVLLPANKAEIRLIRNGKLIDKIEHNEAEFIVEKKGTYRTEVYLNGKAWIFSNHIRIGI; encoded by the coding sequence ATGTTTGAATATGTTGGCGCATTACATATGCATTCAATCTTTTCGGATGGTTCCGGACAGGTTGATGAAATTGCTGGATATGCCGATGAAATCGGTTTGGATTTTATCATCCTTACTGATCATAATACACTGCGTGCGTTAAATGAAGGCTATGAAAAATGGTATGGCAAAACCCTTCTGCTCGTCGGTTGTGAGATTAACGACAAAGAAAATAAAAACCATTATCTCGCCTTTGGGATAGATCAAACATTTTCAACAAGAACTTCGGCAAAAGATTATGTGAGAAAAGTAAAAGAAGCAGGCGGAATAGGGTTTCTGGCGCATCCGCACGAAAAAAGATCACATATGAAAGAGCATCCGCCATATCCCTGGACTGAGTGGAATACCGAAGATTTTGATGGGATTGAAATCTGGAATCATATGAGTGAATGGATGGAGAACCTTACTGAACAAAACAAGTATCAAGCCTTTGTTCATCCATTAAGATCTATAGTCGGTCCCCCTATAGAAACATTAAAAGTTTGGGATGATATTAGTTTAAAAAGACCTGTGGTTGGTATTGGCGGAGTTGATGCTCACGCGCATAAATATAATCTACTCGGATTTCTTGAAGTCGAAATATTTCCCTATAAAGTCTTGTTTAAATCTATCAGGACGCACATACTTCTCACCGAAGAGATTACCAAAGGCAAAAGCGACAAAGCATTGAACAATGCAAAGAGGAAAATTTACGAGGCACTTGCAAATGGAAGTTGTTTTATTGGTAACGACTATCATGCTGATTCAAAAGGGTTCAGGTTTTATGCGCAAGTCGGAAGAAAAGTATTTAATATGGGACAAACAATCGCAAAGTATGATAAAATAAAACTGAAAGTATTACTGCCTGCAAACAAAGCAGAAATCCGTCTGATCAGAAACGGTAAACTGATTGACAAGATTGAGCACAATGAAGCTGAATTTATTGTCGAAAAAAAAGGTACATACCGGACAGAAGTTTATTTAAATGGTAAAGCCTGGATATTTTCAAATCATATAAGGATTGGTATTTAA
- a CDS encoding mobile mystery protein A: MVKTVKNEKQDLIIEQLDKKFDIIQKAFETIPVPSNGWINTIRKTINMSLRQLGKKLKVSTQNINQLEQREKDGSISIQKLKETAEALNCYFLYAVVPKNGSLKKMIEDRANEIARDIVLRTSHSMKLEDQENSAERINRAIKEKAEKIRNELPKYLWD; the protein is encoded by the coding sequence ATGGTGAAAACTGTGAAAAACGAAAAACAAGATTTAATAATTGAACAGTTAGATAAAAAATTTGATATAATCCAAAAAGCATTTGAAACAATACCCGTGCCTTCAAATGGCTGGATCAATACAATTAGAAAAACGATCAATATGTCGCTCAGGCAGTTAGGAAAAAAATTAAAAGTTTCTACTCAAAACATTAACCAGCTTGAGCAGCGAGAGAAGGATGGTTCGATCTCCATTCAAAAACTAAAAGAGACTGCGGAGGCACTCAATTGTTATTTTCTGTATGCAGTTGTTCCAAAGAATGGTTCATTAAAAAAAATGATAGAAGATCGCGCTAACGAAATTGCCAGAGATATTGTCTTGCGAACATCTCATTCAATGAAACTTGAGGACCAGGAAAATTCGGCAGAAAGAATAAATAGAGCTATTAAAGAAAAAGCTGAAAAAATTAGAAACGAATTACCAAAATATTTATGGGATTAG